A window of Leclercia adecarboxylata contains these coding sequences:
- the mug gene encoding G/U mismatch-specific DNA glycosylase: MISDILAPGLRVVFCGINPGKSSAHTGFHFAHPGNRFWKVIYQAGFTDKLLKPEEEQQLLDTRCGITMLVERPTVQASEVNLHELRSGGRELIKKIEDYQPAALAILGKQAYEQAFSQRGVQWGKQNIMIGATQVWVLPNPSGLNRATLEKLVEAYRELDEALVVRGL, from the coding sequence ATGATCAGCGATATCCTTGCGCCAGGCCTGCGGGTTGTGTTCTGCGGCATCAATCCGGGCAAGTCTTCTGCCCATACCGGTTTTCACTTTGCGCATCCTGGTAATCGCTTCTGGAAGGTGATTTACCAGGCCGGGTTTACCGATAAATTACTCAAGCCGGAAGAGGAGCAGCAGCTGCTGGATACCCGCTGCGGCATTACCATGCTGGTGGAGCGGCCCACGGTGCAGGCAAGCGAGGTCAACCTGCATGAGCTGCGCAGCGGCGGGCGGGAGTTAATCAAGAAGATTGAGGACTATCAGCCCGCGGCGCTGGCGATCCTCGGCAAGCAGGCCTACGAGCAGGCATTCAGCCAGCGTGGGGTGCAGTGGGGGAAGCAGAACATCATGATAGGCGCCACGCAGGTTTGGGTGCTGCCCAATCCAAGCGGGCTGAACCGGGCGACGCTGGAGAAACTGGTGGAGGCGTACCGGGAGCTGGACGAGGCGCTGGTAGTGCGGGGGCTTTAG
- a CDS encoding glycosyl hydrolase family 8: MWQRAKIVVLALGLIISHQVFAGSAWDSYKARFLMPDGRIIDTGNNSVSHTEGQGFAMMMAVRNNDRAGFDKIWAWTKKNLQNPQTGLFYWRFNPVAADPVMDKNNATDGDTFIAWALLKAGTQWNDSSYLNASDAITKELVARNVISFAGYRVMLPGAKGFNLNSHVNLNPSYFIFPAWEDFAKRSHLTVWRDLINDGQKLLVKMRFGNTQLPADWVSLYADGRVTPAKEWPARFSYDAIRVPLYIKWYQPTSPLMAPYTAYWGRFARTQTPAWVNVTTGDPAPYMMAGGLLAVRDLAMGQLPPGEPQITAQEDYYSASLKMLVSLAR; this comes from the coding sequence ATGTGGCAGCGAGCTAAAATCGTGGTTCTGGCGCTGGGGCTGATAATAAGCCATCAGGTTTTCGCTGGAAGTGCATGGGACAGTTATAAGGCGCGTTTTTTGATGCCGGACGGTCGCATCATTGATACCGGCAACAACAGCGTGAGCCACACCGAGGGGCAGGGCTTCGCCATGATGATGGCGGTGCGCAACAACGATCGCGCCGGTTTTGACAAAATCTGGGCCTGGACGAAAAAGAACCTGCAAAACCCGCAGACGGGGCTGTTCTACTGGCGCTTTAACCCGGTGGCGGCCGATCCGGTTATGGATAAAAACAATGCCACCGACGGCGATACTTTTATCGCCTGGGCGCTGTTAAAGGCGGGCACCCAGTGGAACGACAGCAGCTATCTGAACGCGTCGGACGCGATTACCAAAGAGCTGGTGGCCCGCAACGTCATCAGCTTTGCCGGTTATCGCGTGATGCTGCCCGGTGCGAAAGGCTTTAACCTCAACAGCCACGTGAATCTGAACCCGTCGTACTTTATCTTCCCGGCCTGGGAGGATTTCGCGAAGCGCAGCCATCTGACGGTGTGGCGTGACCTGATTAACGACGGACAGAAGCTGCTGGTGAAAATGCGCTTCGGTAACACCCAGCTCCCGGCGGACTGGGTCTCACTGTACGCCGACGGGCGCGTAACCCCGGCCAAAGAGTGGCCTGCGCGTTTCAGCTACGACGCCATCCGCGTGCCGCTGTACATCAAATGGTATCAGCCCACCAGCCCGCTGATGGCGCCGTATACCGCTTACTGGGGACGTTTTGCCCGGACCCAGACACCGGCGTGGGTGAATGTCACCACCGGCGATCCGGCGCCTTATATGATGGCCGGCGGCTTGCTGGCGGTGCGTGACCTGGCGATGGGACAACTCCCGCCGGGCGAGCCGCAGATCACGGCTCAGGAGGATTACTACTCCGCAAGCCTGAAGATGCTGGTGTCGCTGGCAAGATAA
- the rpoD gene encoding RNA polymerase sigma factor RpoD, translating into MEQNPQSQLKLLVQRGKEQGYLTYAEVNDHLPEDIVDSDQIEDIIQMINDMGIQVMEEAPDADDLLLAENSNNTDEDAEEAAAQVLSSVESEIGRTTDPVRMYMREMGTVELLTREGEIDIAKRIEDGINQVQCSVAEYPEAITYLLEQYDRVEAEEARLSDLITGFVDPNAEEDMAPTATHVGSELSQEEMDDDEDEDDEDGDDDSSDDDNSIDPELAREKFAELRTQYEVTRDTIKAKGRSHAAAQEEILKLSEVFKQFRLVPKQFDYLVNSMRVMMDRVRTQERIIMKVCVEQCKMPKKNFITLFTGNETSETWFNAAIAMNKPWSEKLRDVADDVHRGLQKLQQIEEETGLTIEQVKDINRRMSIGEAKARRAKKEMVEANLRLVISIAKKYTNRGLQFLDLIQEGNIGLMKAVDKFEYRRGYKFSTYATWWIRQAITRSIADQARTIRIPVHMIETINKLNRISRQMLQEMGREPTPEELAERMLMPEDKIRKVLKIAKEPISMETPIGDDEDSHLGDFIEDTTLELPLDSATTESLRAATHDVLAGLTAREAKVLRMRFGIDMNTDHTLEEVGKQFDVTRERIRQIEAKALRKLRHPSRSEVLRSFLDD; encoded by the coding sequence ATGGAGCAAAACCCGCAGTCACAGCTGAAACTTCTTGTCCAACGTGGTAAGGAGCAAGGCTATCTGACCTATGCCGAGGTCAATGACCATCTGCCGGAAGATATCGTCGACTCCGATCAGATCGAAGACATCATCCAAATGATCAACGACATGGGTATTCAGGTGATGGAAGAAGCCCCTGATGCCGATGATCTGTTACTTGCTGAAAACTCAAACAACACCGACGAAGATGCAGAAGAAGCTGCTGCACAGGTTCTGTCGAGCGTTGAGTCTGAAATCGGCCGCACCACCGACCCGGTTCGCATGTACATGCGCGAAATGGGTACCGTTGAACTGTTGACCCGCGAAGGCGAAATTGACATCGCAAAACGCATCGAAGACGGGATCAACCAGGTTCAGTGCTCCGTTGCCGAATACCCGGAAGCGATCACCTATCTGCTCGAGCAGTACGATCGTGTTGAGGCTGAAGAAGCGCGCCTGTCCGATCTGATCACCGGTTTTGTCGATCCGAACGCGGAAGAAGACATGGCTCCAACGGCGACGCACGTCGGTTCTGAACTGTCTCAGGAAGAGATGGATGATGACGAAGACGAAGACGACGAAGATGGCGATGACGACAGCAGCGATGACGACAACAGCATCGACCCTGAACTGGCACGTGAGAAGTTTGCCGAGCTGCGTACCCAGTACGAAGTGACGCGCGACACCATCAAAGCCAAAGGTCGCAGCCATGCCGCCGCTCAGGAAGAGATCCTGAAGCTGTCTGAAGTGTTCAAACAGTTCCGCCTGGTGCCAAAACAGTTCGACTACCTGGTTAACAGCATGCGCGTAATGATGGATCGCGTACGTACCCAGGAACGCATCATCATGAAAGTGTGCGTTGAACAGTGCAAAATGCCGAAGAAGAACTTCATCACCCTGTTCACCGGCAACGAAACCAGCGAAACCTGGTTCAACGCGGCTATCGCGATGAACAAGCCGTGGTCTGAAAAACTGCGCGACGTGGCTGACGACGTACATCGTGGCCTGCAGAAACTGCAGCAGATTGAAGAAGAGACCGGCCTGACCATCGAGCAGGTGAAAGACATCAACCGTCGTATGTCCATCGGTGAAGCGAAAGCCCGCCGTGCGAAGAAAGAGATGGTTGAAGCGAACTTGCGTCTGGTTATCTCCATCGCCAAGAAATACACCAACCGCGGTCTGCAGTTCCTGGATCTGATTCAGGAAGGTAACATCGGTCTGATGAAAGCGGTTGATAAGTTCGAATACCGTCGTGGTTACAAGTTCTCCACCTACGCAACCTGGTGGATCCGTCAGGCGATTACCCGCTCTATCGCGGATCAGGCGCGCACCATCCGTATTCCGGTGCATATGATTGAGACCATCAACAAGCTCAACCGTATTTCCCGCCAGATGCTGCAGGAGATGGGCCGCGAGCCGACGCCGGAAGAGCTGGCCGAGCGCATGCTGATGCCGGAAGACAAGATCCGTAAGGTGCTGAAAATCGCCAAAGAGCCAATCTCCATGGAAACGCCAATCGGCGACGATGAAGATTCGCATCTGGGTGATTTCATCGAGGATACCACCCTCGAGCTGCCGCTGGACTCTGCCACCACCGAGAGCCTGCGTGCCGCCACCCACGACGTTCTGGCTGGCCTGACCGCCCGCGAAGCGAAAGTCCTGCGTATGCGTTTCGGTATCGATATGAACACCGACCACACGCTGGAAGAAGTGGGTAAACAGTTCGACGTTACCCGCGAACGTATCCGTCAGATCGAAGCGAAGGCGCTGCGCAAACTGCGCCACCCAAGCCGCTCTGAAGTGCTGCGTAGCTTCCTGGACGACTAA
- a CDS encoding Hcp family type VI secretion system effector, producing MAIPAYLFLKDDGGALIKGSSDVRDREGSVEVIGFSHRLYTPTDNNTGRITGNRIHGSFIIEKEFDSSSTYLYKAVATGQTLKSAELKWYKINDGGQEVEYFNMLLENVRVVSVAPIMHDCKDPATLHQNHLEQVEFRYEKITWKHCDGNLIFSDSWNERKTA from the coding sequence ATGGCTATACCAGCGTACTTATTTTTAAAGGATGATGGCGGTGCGTTAATCAAAGGCTCGTCTGACGTAAGAGATCGCGAAGGTAGTGTAGAGGTAATTGGTTTCAGTCACCGCTTATATACTCCAACCGATAATAATACGGGAAGGATTACAGGCAATCGAATCCATGGTTCTTTTATCATCGAAAAGGAGTTTGATAGCTCATCAACGTACCTGTATAAAGCAGTCGCTACCGGACAAACGTTAAAATCCGCAGAGTTAAAATGGTACAAAATCAACGATGGCGGGCAGGAAGTTGAGTACTTCAATATGCTGCTGGAGAACGTCAGAGTCGTATCCGTCGCACCAATAATGCATGACTGCAAAGATCCCGCCACTCTCCACCAAAACCATCTTGAGCAAGTCGAATTCCGTTATGAAAAAATCACCTGGAAACATTGTGATGGGAATCTAATTTTTTCAGATTCATGGAACGAACGTAAGACGGCATAA
- a CDS encoding polymorphic toxin type 44 domain-containing protein, with protein sequence MAIIPIMPPSGFSLLRKNIMEAKALGMCKGMATPTTYYWFYNKVRNGGPWDYKKKNRLWADFGNFNYGATGYVSGIPPAILLRGAGFAQSRAGTSNVEKWGHWWEIPPYGDDPEDQKWIKQGIDYAIQHGY encoded by the coding sequence ATGGCTATTATTCCAATCATGCCTCCCAGCGGTTTTTCACTGCTGCGTAAAAACATAATGGAAGCTAAAGCACTGGGAATGTGCAAAGGAATGGCAACCCCAACCACGTATTACTGGTTTTATAATAAAGTCAGAAATGGTGGTCCATGGGATTACAAAAAGAAAAACAGGCTATGGGCAGATTTTGGGAATTTTAATTACGGTGCTACGGGTTATGTAAGCGGGATACCACCTGCGATTTTGTTGAGAGGAGCTGGTTTCGCGCAATCAAGGGCAGGTACATCTAATGTAGAAAAATGGGGCCACTGGTGGGAAATACCTCCGTATGGAGACGATCCAGAAGACCAAAAATGGATTAAGCAAGGTATTGATTATGCGATACAGCACGGTTATTAA
- a CDS encoding cellulose biosynthesis protein BcsC, protein MENKNKTARHLPVLCLFSGLALGGLQGAQAADAAQSANNPALKALFDQANYWHEKSHDNLAMESLKKVLMVDPNNTQALYLMALWSQQAGDVKGAAQWRERLTAVSPQDANLQALDNAKQMQQVPRGQLELARQQARSGNIPAALSTWQSLFTGNQPPPSLAPEYYLTMAGDKSLYPQAVSELRQLRVQYPQDNNVKIALGKVLTYQESTRREGMNILQDLASGSQDADKSLRQALLWLGPQAGDEAYYQTYLQRHPTDTAVQDYYRKSIGGAAKGEGYVALNSGNTDTARSQFEQVLKANPEDADALAGMGYVALRKGDYAAGAQYLNRAASLGGEASEERKQQAQDAEFYGQLAQAQAAYKQGNVSQALALSAPLAQRSGEQGAAAKLFRADVQRHNKDYTSAEQTLRGLLNEQPNNGSARENLYYVLREQNKTAEAQAMLQTLPASLQARLQPRVSGGNPTDPLRRQAQQAAASGDPQRAIALLQQGTARYPSDPWLRLDLARLLQKQGRSAEAANAMAPAFRPNASNSELYAAALFASENNAWQQSQTLLSRIPASSQNSDMRELSQRVNYNLQMNVAERYLASGDRTAAANTLKALAARPPQSPADAGKLARMLAQSGDVTTAVSVVHDNMRRGVQGNAGDYADQVAVLNQAGLGGEAQAWLANPELQSRSTPTQLASIRNGYVINEADRLRTQGNYAAAYDKLIRAMQSDPQNTDLMFAMARLYQSGKMNKEAGVVYDYLMTRDTPQQDARAGAIDVALASKNVDKAKQLSVGLTNDGTPERLLLLARVSEAEGNHQQAMSYLRTARGKLLGLQDNSGETAPMLGGLALADNPFVGTSSTGAVADSPSLYGQAMPWQVAQLARNPQTAPPGTVRTDLPVETAQAGTLRQVDNMMEMLVDKTATWARGSTALRARDGEEGLSKLTEIKAPLQWSTVPFGDSRLDVNVTPISLDAGTSSDESSRRFGTGALIQGGVAEELYNASTTTPPELPNIDKIKVPSQGSQSAQGVEVAMALTGDQYKIDVGSTPLGQDLNTVVGGIQWSPQLTDYLKLILTGERRAVVDSLLSYVGVEDKYSGKKWGQVTKNGGSAQLSYDNTDAGFYAGFGVYDYVGENVPSNTSVNGSAGVYFRPYYADDRELKAGINMNYMNFDKNLSYFSYGQGGYFSPQDYISVSFPVDYTQKYDNWKLGLGASIGYQSYSQDESPYFPTDSAMQRQLEDYVSRGFAKEAFYSGKSENGLGYNLRASTDYKLNKDMTIGGQIGYDTFGDYNESSANIYFRYLLGNK, encoded by the coding sequence ATGGAAAATAAAAACAAAACCGCCAGACATCTGCCTGTGCTGTGCCTGTTCAGCGGGCTGGCGCTCGGAGGCCTTCAGGGCGCCCAGGCGGCGGATGCCGCGCAGTCGGCCAATAACCCGGCGCTGAAGGCGCTGTTCGACCAGGCGAACTACTGGCACGAAAAGTCTCACGATAACCTGGCGATGGAATCGCTGAAAAAAGTGCTGATGGTGGATCCCAACAACACCCAGGCGCTCTACCTGATGGCCTTATGGTCACAGCAGGCCGGTGACGTGAAGGGGGCGGCCCAGTGGCGCGAGCGCTTAACGGCGGTCTCGCCGCAGGATGCGAATCTGCAGGCGCTGGATAACGCGAAGCAGATGCAGCAGGTGCCGCGCGGGCAGCTGGAGCTGGCCCGTCAGCAGGCGCGCAGCGGCAACATTCCTGCCGCGCTTAGCACCTGGCAGAGCCTGTTTACCGGCAACCAGCCGCCGCCGAGCCTGGCCCCGGAATACTATCTGACCATGGCGGGGGATAAATCCCTCTATCCGCAGGCGGTAAGCGAGCTGCGCCAGCTGCGCGTGCAGTACCCGCAGGATAACAACGTCAAGATTGCGCTGGGCAAGGTGCTTACCTATCAGGAGAGCACCCGCCGGGAGGGGATGAACATCCTGCAGGATCTGGCGAGCGGCAGTCAGGACGCGGATAAATCCCTGCGTCAGGCCCTGCTGTGGCTGGGGCCGCAGGCGGGCGACGAAGCGTATTACCAGACCTATCTCCAGCGCCATCCGACCGATACCGCGGTGCAGGATTACTACCGCAAGAGCATCGGCGGGGCGGCTAAAGGCGAAGGCTATGTGGCGCTGAACAGCGGCAATACCGACACCGCCCGCAGCCAGTTTGAGCAGGTGCTGAAGGCCAACCCGGAAGATGCCGACGCCCTGGCCGGGATGGGCTACGTTGCCCTGCGTAAGGGGGACTACGCCGCAGGGGCGCAGTACCTGAACCGTGCGGCAAGCCTTGGTGGCGAAGCCTCAGAGGAGCGCAAGCAGCAGGCGCAGGATGCCGAGTTCTACGGCCAGCTGGCCCAGGCGCAGGCGGCTTACAAGCAGGGCAACGTCAGCCAGGCGCTGGCCCTCAGCGCGCCGCTGGCCCAGCGCAGCGGCGAGCAGGGGGCAGCCGCGAAGCTGTTCCGCGCCGACGTCCAGCGGCATAACAAAGATTACACCTCGGCGGAGCAGACCCTGCGCGGCCTGCTGAACGAGCAGCCGAACAACGGATCTGCCCGGGAAAACCTCTACTACGTCCTGCGCGAGCAGAACAAAACCGCCGAAGCCCAGGCGATGTTGCAGACCCTGCCGGCCAGCCTGCAGGCGAGGCTGCAGCCGCGCGTCTCCGGCGGCAACCCAACCGATCCGCTGCGCCGTCAGGCCCAGCAGGCGGCGGCCAGCGGCGATCCCCAGCGCGCCATCGCCCTGTTGCAGCAGGGCACGGCCCGCTATCCGTCCGATCCCTGGCTGCGCCTTGATTTAGCCCGTCTCCTGCAAAAGCAGGGGCGCAGCGCAGAGGCAGCCAACGCCATGGCACCGGCGTTCCGCCCGAACGCCAGCAACAGTGAACTCTATGCCGCCGCGCTGTTCGCCAGCGAAAACAACGCCTGGCAGCAGTCGCAGACGCTGCTGTCGCGCATTCCGGCCTCCAGCCAGAATAGCGATATGCGCGAACTGTCCCAGCGGGTTAATTACAACCTGCAGATGAACGTCGCCGAGCGCTATCTGGCGTCTGGCGATCGCACCGCGGCGGCCAACACCCTGAAAGCGCTGGCCGCGCGCCCACCCCAGAGCCCGGCGGATGCCGGCAAGCTGGCGCGGATGCTGGCCCAGAGCGGGGATGTCACTACCGCCGTGAGCGTGGTCCACGACAACATGCGTCGTGGCGTGCAGGGTAACGCCGGGGATTATGCCGATCAGGTGGCGGTGCTCAACCAGGCGGGACTGGGCGGCGAAGCCCAGGCCTGGCTTGCCAACCCGGAGCTGCAGTCGCGCAGTACCCCGACCCAGCTGGCGAGCATTCGTAACGGCTACGTGATCAACGAGGCCGATCGTCTGCGCACCCAGGGCAACTACGCCGCGGCCTACGACAAGCTGATCCGCGCCATGCAGAGCGATCCGCAGAACACCGATCTGATGTTTGCCATGGCCCGTCTCTATCAGTCCGGGAAGATGAACAAAGAGGCGGGAGTGGTTTATGACTACCTGATGACCCGCGACACCCCGCAGCAGGATGCGCGTGCCGGGGCGATCGACGTGGCCCTTGCCAGCAAAAATGTCGATAAGGCGAAGCAGCTGAGCGTCGGGCTGACCAACGACGGCACGCCGGAACGCCTGCTCCTGCTGGCCCGGGTCTCCGAGGCTGAAGGCAACCATCAGCAGGCGATGAGCTACCTGCGCACCGCGCGCGGCAAGCTGCTCGGCCTGCAGGATAACAGCGGTGAAACGGCCCCGATGCTGGGTGGCCTGGCGCTGGCCGACAACCCGTTTGTCGGCACATCCAGTACCGGCGCAGTGGCGGATTCTCCGTCGCTCTACGGCCAGGCGATGCCGTGGCAGGTGGCCCAGCTGGCGCGTAATCCACAGACCGCGCCGCCGGGCACCGTCCGCACCGATCTGCCGGTAGAAACTGCCCAGGCCGGTACGCTGCGTCAGGTGGATAACATGATGGAGATGCTGGTGGATAAAACCGCCACCTGGGCCCGGGGTTCAACCGCCCTGCGCGCGCGTGACGGCGAAGAGGGGCTGAGCAAGCTGACCGAAATCAAGGCACCCTTGCAGTGGTCCACCGTGCCGTTCGGCGATTCCCGTCTGGACGTTAACGTCACGCCGATCAGCCTTGATGCGGGCACCTCGTCCGATGAATCCAGCCGCCGGTTTGGTACCGGGGCGCTGATCCAGGGCGGCGTAGCCGAAGAGCTGTATAACGCCTCCACCACCACGCCGCCTGAGCTGCCGAACATCGACAAGATCAAGGTGCCATCCCAGGGCTCGCAAAGCGCTCAGGGTGTGGAAGTGGCGATGGCCCTCACCGGGGATCAGTACAAAATTGATGTCGGCTCCACGCCGCTGGGCCAGGATCTGAATACCGTTGTCGGTGGGATCCAGTGGTCGCCACAGCTGACGGATTACCTCAAGCTGATCCTCACCGGCGAGCGTCGTGCGGTGGTGGACAGCCTGCTCTCCTATGTTGGCGTTGAGGACAAATACAGCGGCAAGAAGTGGGGTCAGGTCACCAAAAACGGCGGCAGCGCGCAGCTGAGCTATGACAATACCGACGCGGGTTTCTACGCCGGATTTGGCGTGTATGACTACGTCGGGGAGAACGTGCCGAGCAACACCAGTGTCAACGGCTCAGCGGGGGTCTATTTCCGCCCTTACTACGCTGACGATCGCGAGTTGAAAGCCGGCATCAACATGAACTACATGAACTTCGACAAAAACCTGAGCTACTTCAGCTACGGGCAGGGGGGCTACTTCAGCCCGCAGGACTACATCAGCGTCTCCTTCCCGGTGGATTACACCCAGAAATATGACAACTGGAAGCTGGGGCTGGGAGCGTCGATTGGCTATCAGTCCTACTCTCAGGATGAGAGCCCGTACTTCCCGACGGATTCGGCGATGCAGCGCCAGCTGGAAGACTACGTCTCCCGCGGTTTTGCCAAAGAGGCGTTTTACAGCGGCAAGAGCGAGAACGGTCTGGGCTACAACCTGCGTGCCTCAACGGACTACAAGCTGAACAAAGATATGACCATCGGCGGGCAGATCGGGTATGACACCTTCGGTGATTACAACGAAAGTAGCGCCAATATCTACTTCCGCTACCTTCTGGGGAATAAGTGA
- the dnaG gene encoding DNA primase: MAGRIPRVFINDLLARTDIVDLIDARVKLKKQGKNYHACCPFHNEKTPSFTVNGEKQFYHCFGCGAHGNAVDFLMNYDKLEFVETVEELAAMHNLEVPYEAGSGPSQIERHQRQTLYQLMDGLNSFYQQSLKQPAAEPARQYLNKRGLSDDVIARFAIGYAPPGWDNVLKRFGGNSEDRKSLIDAGMLVTNDQGRSYDRFRERVMFPIRDKRGRVIGFGGRVLGDALPKYLNSPETDIFHKGRQLYGLYEAQQDNAEPQRLLVVEGYMDVVALAQFDINYAVASLGTSTTADHIQLLFRVTNTVVCCYDGDRAGREAAWRALETALPYMTDGRQLRFMFLPDGEDPDTLVRKEGKAAFEARMEQAQPLSTFLFNSLMPQVDLSTPDGRAQLSTLALPLITQVPGETLRIYLRQELGKKLGILDDSQLERLMPKLAESGAVRPAPQLKRTTMRILIGLLVQNPELAPRVPSLEGLNHEKLPGLGLFAELVNTCLSQPGLTTGQLLEHYRGTKASATLEKLSMWDDIADKDIAEETFTDSLNHMFDSMLELRQDELIARERTQGLSSEERRELWMINQELAKK; this comes from the coding sequence ATGGCTGGACGAATCCCACGCGTATTCATCAACGATCTGCTTGCAAGAACCGACATCGTCGATCTTATCGACGCGCGGGTAAAGCTGAAAAAGCAGGGCAAGAACTATCACGCGTGCTGTCCATTCCATAACGAAAAAACCCCCTCTTTCACCGTTAACGGTGAAAAGCAGTTCTACCACTGCTTCGGCTGTGGCGCGCACGGCAACGCCGTCGACTTTTTGATGAACTACGACAAGCTCGAGTTCGTTGAAACCGTCGAAGAGCTGGCTGCCATGCACAACCTTGAAGTGCCGTATGAAGCAGGCAGTGGGCCAAGTCAGATAGAGCGTCATCAACGTCAAACGCTGTATCAGCTGATGGATGGCCTGAATTCGTTTTACCAACAGTCTCTTAAGCAACCTGCTGCTGAGCCTGCGCGTCAGTATCTGAACAAGCGCGGTCTGAGCGACGATGTCATTGCGCGTTTCGCTATTGGTTACGCCCCTCCCGGCTGGGATAACGTGTTAAAGCGTTTTGGCGGCAATAGCGAAGATCGTAAATCACTCATCGACGCGGGCATGCTGGTCACCAACGACCAGGGACGTAGCTATGACCGCTTCCGCGAACGGGTGATGTTCCCCATTCGTGACAAGCGTGGCCGGGTAATTGGTTTTGGTGGCCGCGTGCTGGGTGATGCCCTGCCGAAATACCTCAACTCCCCGGAAACGGATATTTTCCATAAAGGCCGCCAGCTGTACGGCCTGTATGAAGCCCAGCAGGATAACGCTGAACCGCAGCGGCTGTTGGTTGTCGAAGGCTATATGGATGTGGTGGCGCTGGCGCAGTTCGACATTAACTATGCCGTCGCGTCTTTGGGGACCTCCACCACCGCCGACCATATTCAGCTGCTGTTCCGGGTGACCAACACGGTCGTCTGCTGTTATGACGGCGACCGGGCCGGACGCGAAGCCGCATGGCGGGCGCTGGAAACGGCACTACCCTATATGACCGACGGGCGCCAGTTGCGCTTTATGTTCCTGCCCGACGGCGAAGACCCGGATACGCTGGTGCGTAAAGAGGGCAAAGCGGCATTTGAAGCGCGGATGGAGCAGGCTCAGCCGCTCTCCACGTTTCTGTTTAACAGCCTGATGCCGCAGGTGGATTTGAGCACCCCGGATGGCCGTGCGCAGCTCAGTACGCTGGCGCTGCCGTTGATCACCCAGGTGCCCGGCGAAACGTTACGCATCTATCTGCGCCAGGAGCTGGGTAAGAAGCTCGGCATCCTGGATGACAGCCAGCTTGAACGTTTAATGCCAAAACTGGCTGAAAGCGGAGCGGTTCGCCCTGCGCCTCAGCTAAAACGCACAACCATGCGTATACTGATAGGACTGCTGGTACAAAACCCGGAACTGGCCCCACGCGTGCCGTCTCTTGAGGGTTTGAACCACGAAAAGCTGCCCGGACTTGGCTTATTTGCAGAACTGGTCAACACTTGTTTGTCACAGCCAGGTCTGACCACAGGGCAACTTTTAGAGCACTATCGCGGAACAAAAGCGTCCGCAACCCTTGAAAAACTGTCGATGTGGGACGATATAGCAGATAAAGATATCGCTGAAGAGACCTTCACCGACTCGCTCAACCATATGTTTGATTCGATGCTTGAACTGCGCCAGGATGAGTTGATTGCTCGCGAGCGCACACAGGGTTTAAGCAGCGAAGAACGCCGGGAGCTCTGGATGATTAACCAGGAACTGGCGAAGAAATAG
- the bcsD gene encoding cellulose biosynthesis protein BcsD yields the protein MNDQQLLQYYQHQQSQSGWFGLIHVMVETMVANVGEAQSRAFLVQMGDSLGERFPLGLAHTVGELEEQINARLAAFNWGYIDIDASDTALRICHTALPVPPEEAKQMAWNHAFSAVLEGLYARWLREQGGKSHVSLWREASPSATVIHFRYQNNQ from the coding sequence ATGAATGATCAACAGCTTTTGCAGTATTACCAGCATCAACAGTCACAGTCAGGCTGGTTTGGGCTGATCCACGTGATGGTTGAGACGATGGTGGCCAATGTCGGCGAGGCCCAGAGCCGCGCCTTCCTCGTGCAGATGGGCGACTCGCTGGGCGAGCGCTTCCCGCTGGGGCTGGCGCACACGGTGGGCGAGCTTGAAGAGCAGATCAACGCCCGGCTCGCGGCCTTTAACTGGGGCTATATTGATATTGACGCCAGCGACACGGCGCTGCGCATCTGTCACACTGCGCTGCCGGTGCCGCCTGAAGAGGCAAAGCAGATGGCCTGGAACCACGCCTTCAGCGCGGTGCTGGAAGGGCTCTATGCCCGCTGGCTGCGCGAGCAGGGCGGAAAATCACACGTATCACTGTGGCGGGAGGCATCCCCCTCGGCTACGGTTATCCATTTCAGATACCAAAACAATCAATAA